A region of the Cottoperca gobio chromosome 22, fCotGob3.1, whole genome shotgun sequence genome:
TAGCGGTGGGTCTGCTGGGCTGGTCGAACAGCTCGGCTGCGATGAACCATGAGATGGGGCCGGGGCCCAGCTCGTAGGCTGAGATCAGGCAGAAGACCAGCAGCACCTGCAGGCTGCGCAGCTCTGGGACCAGGTGCTGCATGGGGGAGGGACACGGGTGGATACATTGATCTGTGATAAAGTCCTATCTCGTCCCACCCCAATGCCAGGTTGATCAAACATTAGATCTCTCCTTCATGTCCAATATTTGGAATATAACTTTTGGTGCACATAAGAAAAAGCCACAGATCTTACCACGACAGAATCCACGATGGTCATGAGAAGGTTGCACAGTGCGATGGAGATGAAACCAGTCAGCAGCAGTCTCCTCCGTCCTGCCCTTTCCATCAGGAAGAACTGGAGAAGAAACGACAACACGGTGCTGAGTAAACCATTCGTGAGGAGATGGAACTATTTTATCTTTAATCCGAGATATAAATATGACACAACTTGCTGCTATATCTTTTAAATTGCTGCTGCtacttgtatgtatgtgttgaaTAATATTAGTACTCAAATAGGGGGCTAAAATGTGAAGATTCTGTACTCACTGCCACCAAAGTGAAGGTCACATTGACGGCCCCCACGCCCAGCGTCAGGTATTTGGCCTGATCAAACTTGGTCTGGAACATTCTGGTGGAATAATTGATGATCTGGAAGAAGACGGGTTTCTTTTAGCCCAGTGGGTCACTGGGACATCTGTGTGTTTAGGGACCGGGGGTCCTACTCAGCTTCTGGGGCAGTGTGTCAGGAGTGATGAGGCTGAATAATGTGTTGACTAAATACTACAGCGCTGCAAGTGAAATATTCATCAGTGAAGTTCTTCTGTTATCTCGGTTCAACCAGTAAGACTTTCACCTcattcagaaaacattttctcagacACATTGCGTTTCATAAGACTGACCGCATTGAATCCGGACAGCTGGCTGCCCAGGTTGATGATGAGGACGATGATGATGGGCTGCTTGTATCTGCGCTTCATGAAGAACTCGTGGATGGTGACGCCGCTCTGCGTGTGTGCGGCCtcttccttcatctcctccagcTCAGCGAACACTTTGTCTGAGTGGCCTCTCAGCCTCAGCAGGGCTGCAGAGTTAAAACACAGGAACTGCTGTGGTATATCTGCAAGGCTGAGTTATTAgagtgcattaaaaacatttccatgtttttgATTCCTGGAAGTCAACCATGCATCTAAAAGCTGATAAGAAAAGTTCCTCAGCTCATCGCTCTCTCCGAGCGGTGACTGCAGGACTGCTGTGCCGCGGCTGACGAGGACAAACGTGCTGCAACGTCCCAACACGTCTCCATCAGGAGAAGCCTGCTGCAGCGTCGGAAATGAAAATCcaaaacagaaatgtgctgCAAGTGGAAAAACGTGCTGCAGaaagccaaaaaacaaaactgtagcGGGCGATTTGTCctcaaacaaacaagacaaaacaaactcaaaatcaAACGGCCACCGAAGCGTCAGGGAGCGAATCTTACGCAGGGAAGAAGTCCAACGTGCAGACGAGCACAACGCCTATCCCTCCACCTGTCTACCAATGTACTCCTCAAATCAACTATAATAATGGTACCAATGATCAAATAACTTAATCTGTTTAATTATGAAATGCTAGAAAACAGGAAACACGctgcttctgtttgtgtgtttttgacttTACATAGTTTCTGTATTTGCAGCGTATTTGCTGTTGTGTTAATGTGCAGCACGTTTGTTCATGTGTAGCacatttctattgtttctgaAGCTGCAGTTCCTCCTGAAGGAAACGTTTTGGGCCGTACTGTTGTCTGTTTGATATCTCTGACATAACTCGAGCTTAATGACTGAAATAAAGTACTAAAACGTGTGACCCACCAGCCTCAGCTTTACTCTCCTCTCCGCGGTTGATGAGCAGGTAGCGGGGGCTCTCGGGGCAGAAAGGCAGGACCAGGTACTGCGTCAGGGCCGGGATGATTGACAGGGACAGCATCATGGCCCAGTAATGCTCTGTACCCAACACTGTCTCCAGACCAGCCACCTGCAGCCAACACAGGCAGGAAGCTTGTTTCACAGTTTTGCTTATCATCCAGATGTTTATATACAATGATGTTCAGAAAACAGCTGTTCTGGATCAAACAACTTTTTCCAGCGCCCTCCTCACCATTCCCACCAGGATGCCTGAGGCGAAGGAGACCTGGTTGAGCGTAGCGAAGGCCCCTCTCAGGTTTGTCGGGGACACTTCCTGGATGTAGAGCGGATTCAGACTCATCACCAGGCCGCAGAAGAGACCGAACACCAGGCGTCCCAGGATGAGAACCTCAAAGGACTTGCAGGCTTTGGAGGCGGACATGAGACACGCTCccaccacagagacacagttCACGATGAGGATGGAGTTACGTCTGGGGGGAAGACGAGAGGGATTAAAAGACGTGATGGAAATTATAggaatttataaaaaataaatgttttaccttCCGTAAGAATCTGCCAGGTATTTGACTCCCAGCGAGCCCAGCAAGGCTCCAAAGTCTTTAATGCTGACGGAGAGCGACCACAGCAGCGTCAGGCTGTGATCTGGCATCGACTGGTTGTGCCTGGCTCTCCACGTGTGGTTGAAAAACTGCTCGATGATctaaacatttgtaaaagaaagacGGGAAGaaaatccttcatccgcttCAAATATAGTTAAAAAGCAtcaagatgtaaaaagtgtcttaaaactgcaataaaaagtcagtttctgAAGCTTCTGGCTTCAAACACAACGCTCTGCCTCACCTGCAGACCTGTGAAATAACACCTGCTGAGCCGCAGAGTTTCAGGGGGGTGttaaatgtattcagtgttttattgAGGCTGTGAGATATTTGTTTAAGGGTCAGACAGCCCAGCATCCACCTCTGCTTCATACTTTAAGCTGTCTGCTACGGAGGATCACACAGGACCTGGTTGTCCAtgagaatgtatttatttatttgtattgcagTTACAAACTATTCAGAATAGAGAACTGCTTCAATCTTTATATTTCCTCAGTGAACTCATATCactgttattattactgtattacgctgtgcattttatattattattacactactgtatatattgtcaTATACACATtcattgttatatattgtagtactattttattctaaaatggagcAATTGTTACAAAATCCAATTTCcccgggataaataaagtatttctgattctaaCACAAAGTCGTTCCCCTCAGCGTCCGTCTGTCCCGCTCACCTTGGCTGGAGCGTTGACGTTGCCCGTGTGATAACCGATCTGCAGGGAGCCGAGCACCGCCGCCAGGATGGAGGTCAGGAGTGTGGCTGTCAGATGGCTCTGTAACAGCGTGCAGGTGAGTGACATTTCTTTACCCTTTAACTCGTCCTACAGGAAAGTCTTGACGAATAGAAGTTCAACATCTGAAAACATCCGTTTACTCTCACAACTCGTGCAGTTTTAGGTAAAAGTCGTGTGTGTGAAGTGGTGACATCGACTGGACCAATGacactttattattctgcacgaggtgtgtgagagtttgtaaacagatgttttcagacacttttgctcatcaagacttttctacGTTTtctgattcttcgttcaccgatGAGGCGGGAGGGATTCTTCAAGAGTTCATTTAATTATTCTCACATGGTTCTCCAGACATCAGCCTCCCTCTGACGGGCCATAAAGGTCGGGGCTGCACGAGCCGCAGTGTTTTCACACAGTGGCAAGATGTACAGAAACGTAATTAGCACACATGAATGTTGGAGCTGCGTGTGTCAGATAAAACAATCAAACCTCCTGCGACGCCATGTGTGTAGCTGAGACGTGCTGTCACTCCCTCGAGATGTTGGAGCATTTatattcttctctcttcctccgcTGGGAAAATCCCAAATGATGGCAGAATTAGAAAACAGTAGCATGTGCAGGATAGTGTATAATGTTTTGTAGACTTTCACTCTGAGATAAATCCAATGTTATGTCTCTTGCATGCTTCAAGACATGGAATATATTTCCATGAGAGAGATGTTCAACACATGCTGAGCAACGAAAGCAGTCAGTAACATGATATACTTGCCACCTGCGAAGCTCTTTGTTTGGTGTTTTGTCCTGTTGGCTCTGCTGCTGTGGAGTCCAAACATCagtcaatcaattaatcattgaAGTAACTACTTTTCTGTTGTATATCTTATTAAAGTGAACATCGTTGGGTTTTGgactggaaaaaaaacacatttaaagattttAACTTGGACTTtaatttcactattttctgacattttatagaccaaagtattaattcattaatctagaaaataatcaacagataaatcaataattgttattttcagCCTTAATTTATATCCATGAtctacatttatattaacatttatataaacGTCAAGTTCTCACCACTGTTCTGAGGGTCGTACGTTGATCCCGTCTTCATCCCCGAGTTTCAGATATGACTGTAAATGTTCCTGAGTGAACACACCACTACTGcaaacgcatacacacacacacacacacacacacacacacacacacacacacacacacacacacactctggaccAGTGATGAAGTCGCACGCAGCTGGTGAATTTGGGGCCGGCCTGACAGAAAGGCAGACGGGCCTCCTCTGACTCTCCTAGACCAGCTGATCGACATCCTGCACGTTAACTGACTGAGGATCAGTTCATCTGCTGCACACACATTAAAGGAACTGTGATGGAAACAATACAACTGCTCCCGGGTCAGGCATTTTGGCAATCACACAGACACGtgctttaggtgtgtgtgtgtgtgtgtagtaacTCTGTCCTGTGATGATGTTCACTGAAATGGAAACTCGCGAGTGTCTGAGTGTGCATCTCATTACGTCTTTCTAGGGATTAAGAAAAAGCGTTTTCAGATCGAACCATTTCTTAATGAATCCAATTAATGCttattatttaaacatgaaacccCACAGCTGACAAGGAAATGTGAATGTGAGTTATGCTTTCACTCAAAAACAATATGTGTTTCGCAACTATGAAGCTCATGCCATAGTTTATGATCACTATtttgaaagatgaaaaaagTAAACATAGAAAAGCCGCTTTATAGCCAACTTTATTTAATCAGTGCAACATGTGTAGTTTTCTCCCAGAGAACAGTTCCACATAATTAAACACCAATGATCTTAATGTGGGTTAATTATAATGAACTTCTGTGCAtggtaatatttattatgactgtttaaacacacaatatgtaatgTTCTGCTTCTAgtggtctctcaatcaaaacaatagtagaagctggagtttggtgtggtggtgcatcatgggagttctcctcccgttaggattccttcagtgtttcTGGTTCAGCAGCAGAATTCTCCACAGAGGATCAGgaacatgtctctgtctcactacatatacaacacaggactgatgacaccatgacagcagagaggaaacgttaccttcaggaacattacacatgtctctgtctcactacatatacaacacaggactgatgacaccatgacaggagagagaggaaacgttaccttcagggacattacacatgtctctgtctcactacatatacaacacaggactgatgacaccatgacaggagagaggaaacgttaccttcaggaacattacacatgtctctgtctcactacatatacaacacaggactgatgacaccatgacaggagagagaggaaacgttaccttcaggaacattacacatgtctctgtctcactacatatacaacacaggactgatgacaccatgacaggagagaggaaacattaccttcaggaacattacacatgtctctgtctcactacatatacaacacaggactgatgacaccatgacagcagagaggaaacgttaccttcaggaacattacacatgtctctgtctcactacatatacaacacaggactgatgacaccatgacaggagagagaggaaacgttaccttcagggacattacacatgtctctgtctcactacatatacaacacaggactgatgacaccatgacaggagagaggaaacgttaccttcaggaacattacacatgtctctgtctcactacatatacaacacaggactgatgacaccatgacaggagagagaggaaacgttaccttcaggaacattacacatgtctctgtctcactacatatacaacacaggactgatgacaccatgacaggagagaggaaacattaccttcaggaacattacacatgtctctgtctcactacatatacaacacaggactgatgacaccatgacaggagtgaggaaacgttaccttcaggaacattacacatgtctctgtctcactacatatacaacacaggactgatgacaccatgacaggagagaggaaacgttaccttcaggaacattacacatgtctctgtctcactacatatacaacataggactgatgacaccatgacaggagagaggaaacgttaccttcaggaacattacatatgtctctgtctgactacatatacaacacaggactgatgacaccatgacaggagagagaggaaacgttaccttcaggaacattacacatgtctctgtctcactacatatacaacacaggactgatgacaccatgacaggagagagaggaaacgttaccttcagggacattacacatgtctctgtctcactacatatacaacacaggactgatgacaccatgacaggagagagaggaaacgttaccttcagggacaatacacatgtctctgtctcactacatatacaacacaggactgatgacaccatgacaggagagagaggaaacgttaccttcagggacaataaacatgtctctgtctcactacatatacaacacaggactgatgacaccatgacaggagagaggaaacgttaccttcaggaacattacacatttctctgtctcactacatatacaacacaggactgatgacaccatgacaggagagaggaaacgttaccttcagggacattacacatttctctgtccactacatatacaacacaggactgatgacaccatgacaggagagagaggaaacgttaccttcagggacattacacatgtctgtctcactacatatacaacacaggactgatgacaccatgacaggagagagaggaaacgttaccttcagggacattacacatgtctctgtctcactacatatacagtatatctcaaaagtgagtacaccctttagatttttgcaaatattctgttatatcctttcaggggataacattatcctactgaaactttgatataacttaaagtagtcagtgtgctgcttgaataacagtatagatttattgtcctttgaaaattactcagtacacagctgttaatgtctaaacagctggcaacaaaagtgagtacaccccatagtgaacatgtcctaattgtgcccaatgatgttgttttcccgccctggtgtcatgtgactcgttagtgttacaaggattcaggtgtaaatgataagcagggctgttaaatttggtgttttgggcacaattctctctgaatgctggacaacatggcacctcatggcaaggaactctctgagcggctgaaaaaaggattattgcgcttcacaaagatggccttggctataagaagattgccaacaccatgaaaatgagttgcagcacagtggctaagatcatacagcggttttccaggacaggttccactcggaacaggcctcgccagggtcgaccaaagaagttgagtccacgtgctcagcgtcatatccagaggttggtttccaaaaatagacgtgcgagtgcttccagcattgctgcagaggttgcagaagtgggatgtcagcctgtcagtgcccagaccatacgccgcacactgcatcaaatcggtttgtatggccatcgccccagacagaagccccttctgaaaccgatgcataagaaagcccgcaaacagtttgctgaagacaatgaatccaagaacatgagttactggaaccatgtcctgtggtctgatgagaccaaaataaacctgtttgggtcagatggtgtccggcgtgtgtggcggcaccctggtgaggagtaccaagacaaatgtgtttgcctacagtcaagcatggtggtggcagcatcatggtctggggctgcatgagtgctgccggcactggggagctgcatttcattgagggacacatgaattccaatatatactgtgacatcctgcagc
Encoded here:
- the slc2a1c gene encoding solute carrier family 2, facilitated glucose transporter member 1, translated to MASQESHLTATLLTSILAAVLGSLQIGYHTGNVNAPAKIIEQFFNHTWRARHNQSMPDHSLTLLWSLSVSIKDFGALLGSLGVKYLADSYGRRNSILIVNCVSVVGACLMSASKACKSFEVLILGRLVFGLFCGLVMSLNPLYIQEVSPTNLRGAFATLNQVSFASGILVGMVAGLETVLGTEHYWAMMLSLSIIPALTQYLVLPFCPESPRYLLINRGEESKAEAALLRLRGHSDKVFAELEEMKEEAAHTQSGVTIHEFFMKRRYKQPIIIVLIINLGSQLSGFNAIINYSTRMFQTKFDQAKYLTLGVGAVNVTFTLVAFFLMERAGRRRLLLTGFISIALCNLLMTIVDSVVHLVPELRSLQVLLVFCLISAYELGPGPISWFIAAELFDQPSRPTAMAFTSMLNWGGKFVLALLFPPLLKLCGAYIYLLFMTVALVAFTFTWIRLPETKGRTFDDIAEEFRGAEGIPLHNKAGFNTFP